The following coding sequences lie in one Anopheles cruzii unplaced genomic scaffold, idAnoCruzAS_RS32_06 scaffold04903_ctg1, whole genome shotgun sequence genomic window:
- the LOC128277244 gene encoding peroxisomal membrane protein 2-like, with protein sequence MSLSRPIYNLLGSYLEQLFEHPLRTKAITSCVIASSANLVSQKLAGAKELNTDSVVAYGLFGLIFTGPLSHFFYSWLDRVTNDTRFKKVLMLLGERMLFAPALTALSLYFISRFEFKSHDEAFVNLVTLFRSVLRGNLKFLTLPVFINFNYVPPMLRVLFANIIGFCWIVFLSTKRRKAEQRRQAAMTGKKSEPSS encoded by the exons atgTCGCTGTCGAGACCAATTTACAATTTGCTCGGTTCATATCTGGAGCAGCTCTTTGAGCATCCACTTCGTACAAAAGCCATAACCAG CTGTGTCATCGCTTCGTCCGCCAATCTCGTATCGCAAAAGCTAGCCGGTGCAAAGGAGCTCAATACAGACTCTGTGGTGGCGTATGGTCTTTTTGGATTAATATTCACCGGACCGCTGTCGCACTTTTTCTACAGTTGGCTCGATCGTGTCACGAACGATACGCGCTTTAAGAAGGTGCTGATGCTATTAGGAGAGCGAATGCTGTTCGCTCCGGCTCTGACTGCTCTGTCGCTGTACTTCATCTCACGCTTCGAATTTAAAAGCCACGATGAAGCATTTGTCAATCTCGTTACGCTGTTCCGTAGTGTTCTGCGGGGCAACTTGAAATTTTTGACGCTGCCCGTATTCATCAACTTCAACTACGTTCCACCGATG CTGCGCGTCCTCTTTGCGAACATCATTGGTTTTTGCTGGATCGTGTTTCTGTCCACCAAGCGCAGGAAAGCAGAACAACGCCGTCAAGCCGCTATGACAGG